Proteins encoded in a region of the Equus asinus isolate D_3611 breed Donkey chromosome X, EquAss-T2T_v2, whole genome shotgun sequence genome:
- the CMC4 gene encoding cx9C motif-containing protein 4: protein MPQKDPCQKQACEIQKCLQANNYMESKCQAVIKELRKCCARYPKGRSLICSGFEKEDERLTLKSISK, encoded by the exons ATGCCGCAGAAGGATCCGTGCCAGAAACAAGCCTGTGAAATACAGAAGTGTTTACAAG CCAACAACTACATGGAATCTAAGTGTCAGGCTGTCATCAAAGAACTGCGTAAGTGTTGTGCTCGGTATCCTAAGGGAAGATCTCTCATCTGTTCAGGATTTGAAAAAGAAGACGAAAGGCTGACACTGAAGTCTATATCAAAGTAA
- the MTCP1 gene encoding protein p13 MTCP-1, with protein sequence MAGEDVGAPPDHLWVHQEGIYRDEYQRTWVAVVEEETSFLRARVQQVQVPLGDAARPSHLLTSQLPLMWQLYPEERYMDNNSRLWQIQHHLMVRGVQELLLKLLPDD encoded by the exons ATGGCAGGAGAGGATGTGGGGGCTCCACCCGATCACCTCTGGGTTCACCAAGAGGGTATCTACCGGGACGAATACCAGCGCACGTGGGTGGCCGTCGTGGAAGAG GAGACAAGTTTCCTAAGGGCACGAGTCCAGCAAGTTCAGGTTCCCTTAGGTGATGCAGCTAGGCCAAGTCACCTTCTTACCTCCCAGCTACCTCTCATGTGGCAACTCTACCCTGAGGAGCGCTACATGGATAACAACTCTCGCTTGTGGCAGATCCAGCATCATTTAATG GTCAGGGGAGTACAGGAGCTGTTGCTTAAGCTTTTGCCTGATGATTAA